A genomic segment from Verrucomicrobiales bacterium encodes:
- a CDS encoding ribonuclease HII, whose product MSSSKLEVTDRWQYERPLWQAGLTRIAGVDEVGRGPLAGPVVAAAAVLPAAWELNGLPLGLQGLNDSKQLSEAKRERFFEFLLETDQVCYGLAIVEPGIIDQINILQATHRAMNEALAQLLPLPEHVLVDGTRVKSITLPQTAIVKGDFKSYSIAAASVLAKVTRDRLMVEYGQRWPAYGFAVHKGYPTPQHLAALKAHGPCEIHRRSFSPVGELIQEILL is encoded by the coding sequence ATGAGTTCATCCAAATTGGAAGTCACGGATCGCTGGCAATACGAGCGCCCACTGTGGCAAGCCGGGCTGACCCGGATAGCGGGAGTGGATGAGGTGGGACGAGGCCCCCTCGCCGGGCCAGTGGTCGCGGCCGCCGCGGTGCTGCCTGCCGCTTGGGAACTGAATGGCCTACCATTGGGTCTCCAAGGTCTCAACGATTCCAAGCAGCTCAGTGAAGCCAAACGGGAGCGGTTCTTCGAGTTCCTTTTGGAGACCGATCAAGTGTGCTACGGCTTGGCCATCGTCGAGCCCGGAATCATCGATCAGATCAACATTCTGCAGGCGACGCATCGGGCGATGAACGAAGCGCTAGCCCAACTGCTGCCATTGCCCGAGCATGTGCTCGTGGATGGCACACGGGTGAAGTCCATCACCCTTCCTCAAACCGCGATCGTCAAAGGAGACTTCAAGAGCTATTCGATCGCGGCGGCGAGTGTGCTGGCTAAAGTCACCCGCGACCGTCTCATGGTCGAGTACGGGCAACGCTGGCCGGCCTATGGATTCGCGGTTCACAAAGGCTACCCGACCCCCCAGCACCTGGCAGCCCTAAAGGCCCATGGGCCCTGCGAAATTCACCGGCGCAGCTTCTCCCCCGTGGGAGAACTGATCCAAGAAATATTACTCTGA
- a CDS encoding PLDc N-terminal domain-containing protein, translating into MPEVNEYGYAARMEWHIKLGQWWHYVAAGLGLLLSLVASAHTLIYKRDPRAAAGWIGFIWFAPVIGPILYGLFGVNRIRRRALSLRSQRELYRAELALSGRELEPEGITMPGEVGDFAAIAGVINQTQARSLLKGNRIEPLLNGDEAYPAMLQAIGAAKRSVTLATYIFDRDDAGQAFVTALAAAVRRGVEVRVLIDATGTRYSWPSVLGLLRSERIPYARFLPAFPLWRLFSINLRNHRKLLVVDGAVGFTGGMNIRVGNLISKRPSHPVYDLHFRVLGPVVAHLQEVFAEDWHFTTGELLVGDLWFPTLTTAGSVLARGIADGPDENVDPLRWAILAGLSAARQSVCIATPYFLPDAPLISALNLAAMRGVLIDIVLPERGNLPFVQWASRASWWQVLERGCRIWLTPGPFDHSKILVVDGQWTLLGSANWDPRSLRLNFEFNVECYDSELAKRLEAWFRSKRESSRRVTLEEVDARSFPAKLRDGAARLFSPYL; encoded by the coding sequence GTGCCGGAGGTAAATGAATATGGATACGCAGCACGGATGGAATGGCACATCAAACTCGGTCAGTGGTGGCACTATGTAGCGGCAGGGCTCGGTCTCTTGCTGTCCCTCGTCGCTTCAGCGCACACATTGATCTACAAGCGTGATCCGCGAGCTGCCGCTGGTTGGATCGGCTTTATCTGGTTTGCCCCGGTAATCGGCCCGATCCTCTATGGGCTTTTTGGAGTGAACCGGATTCGTCGTCGCGCGCTCAGCTTAAGGAGCCAGCGCGAACTTTATCGGGCTGAGTTGGCGCTGTCCGGAAGAGAGTTGGAGCCGGAAGGTATCACCATGCCGGGCGAGGTTGGTGATTTTGCAGCCATTGCTGGTGTGATCAATCAGACGCAAGCCCGGAGTCTGCTGAAGGGAAACCGAATCGAGCCGCTCCTGAACGGCGATGAGGCCTATCCCGCCATGCTGCAGGCGATTGGCGCGGCCAAGCGTTCGGTAACGTTGGCGACCTACATCTTTGACCGCGATGACGCAGGGCAGGCGTTCGTGACCGCCTTGGCGGCCGCGGTCAGGCGAGGAGTCGAGGTTCGGGTGCTTATCGATGCCACAGGAACTCGTTATTCATGGCCATCCGTGCTGGGTTTACTTCGGAGCGAGCGCATTCCTTACGCTCGTTTTCTGCCGGCCTTTCCGCTTTGGAGGCTTTTCTCCATCAACCTGCGCAACCATCGCAAACTCTTGGTGGTGGATGGTGCGGTTGGGTTTACGGGGGGGATGAATATTCGGGTCGGGAATCTGATTTCCAAGCGCCCCTCACATCCGGTCTATGATCTTCACTTCCGAGTGTTAGGGCCCGTGGTTGCCCATCTGCAGGAGGTGTTTGCCGAGGATTGGCACTTCACGACTGGGGAGCTGCTCGTTGGCGACCTGTGGTTCCCCACCTTAACGACTGCGGGTTCGGTGCTCGCCCGGGGCATCGCTGATGGCCCGGACGAGAATGTCGACCCTCTGCGTTGGGCTATCTTGGCTGGATTATCGGCCGCTCGGCAGTCGGTGTGCATTGCGACGCCGTATTTTCTACCCGACGCGCCACTCATCTCGGCCCTGAACCTGGCGGCCATGCGGGGCGTGCTGATCGACATTGTTCTTCCGGAACGCGGCAATCTTCCCTTTGTGCAGTGGGCATCGCGGGCCTCGTGGTGGCAGGTGCTGGAGCGAGGCTGTCGTATCTGGCTGACCCCGGGCCCTTTTGATCACTCCAAGATTTTGGTGGTGGACGGGCAGTGGACTCTTTTGGGATCGGCGAACTGGGATCCTCGCAGCCTCCGACTCAACTTTGAGTTCAATGTAGAGTGCTATGATAGCGAACTCGCGAAACGGTTGGAGGCCTGGTTTCGATCGAAGCGAGAGTCATCTCGGCGGGTCACCTTGGAGGAGGTGGATGCGCGTAGTTTCCCCGCCAAGTTGCGAGACGGCGCTGCCCGCCTGTTCTCGCCCTATCTTTAG
- a CDS encoding sigma-70 family RNA polymerase sigma factor, which translates to MDSSETSLIQRCRTGEPDAWNELFDAHYPVAARFVWQVHSGFSTEDVEEICQETFLTVIRSLESFQGQSKLQTWILRIASNKAHDYRERLKAQKRGGGQVPLSLSAEDPQTQLAIDPASSAPTPDQTLMSQEASELMSEALAILGGPCEEILELRYFADLSYEEIANSLKLNPKTVSSRLSKCLDKLETVARPLLNREKRNIPSV; encoded by the coding sequence TTGGACTCATCGGAAACCAGCCTCATCCAGCGGTGTCGCACGGGAGAACCCGATGCGTGGAATGAGTTGTTCGACGCTCACTATCCCGTCGCGGCTCGCTTTGTCTGGCAGGTTCACTCCGGGTTCAGCACCGAGGATGTCGAGGAAATCTGCCAGGAAACCTTCCTCACAGTCATCCGAAGCCTCGAATCGTTTCAGGGCCAATCCAAGCTGCAAACGTGGATCCTCCGGATCGCTTCAAACAAAGCCCATGACTATCGGGAACGGCTTAAAGCCCAAAAGAGAGGCGGAGGCCAGGTTCCCCTCTCCCTGAGCGCGGAAGATCCTCAAACACAGTTGGCGATCGACCCCGCCAGCTCGGCACCCACCCCAGATCAGACCCTCATGAGCCAGGAAGCCTCTGAACTCATGTCCGAGGCGCTGGCGATCCTGGGCGGACCCTGTGAAGAGATCTTGGAACTGCGTTACTTCGCCGACCTGAGCTACGAGGAAATCGCCAACTCGCTCAAGCTCAATCCGAAAACCGTCAGCTCTCGGCTCAGTAAATGTCTGGATAAACTCGAAACCGTCGCCCGCCCCTTGCTAAATCGGGAGAAAAGGAACATTCCTTCCGTCTAA
- a CDS encoding MCP four helix bundle domain-containing protein: MKLNTKVSAITVFAALLIAGLCAATLREFRSTQATIQTIDTYHSALRNHLECDMMHDALRADVLAALRAGAKKNTEESKAVGEDIAEHSKLFRTKMAENEKLGLTGNVQKSMKAVDEPLNKYINAAEEIVKIGLENPTEAEGKMEGFITQFRELEEVMSKLSDELQATAKDHERESTARSSAFFNKVYTLSSLALVALIGLTVLVVRSIPRPFRKLADSLANAAEKITASSEELAARSQDVADSAGQQAASLEETSASLEEMSSMTKRNSDNSAQANSLSAQTRAAAEVGMRNMTLMREAMMDIKSASDNIGRIIKSIDEIAFQTNILALNAAVEAARAGESGMGFAVVADEVRTLAQRSAMAANETGEKIEDCIKKSNRGVEICEMVAKSLQEITNQASSMDALVGEISTASREQSVGISQINIAVAQMDKVTQSNAESAANSASGAQALNEQSRILRETVFLLNRLVAGSGSESLDPNPSAHQGNRAEATESKEPEGHPATGRNRLAAHANPAREQQTSSRGRSQEGGFPMPQEPVSTPSGTATEHDFKNF; this comes from the coding sequence ATGAAACTAAACACGAAAGTATCCGCGATCACCGTGTTCGCGGCGCTTCTCATCGCCGGCCTGTGCGCCGCAACCTTGCGCGAATTCCGAAGCACGCAGGCAACGATTCAAACCATCGACACCTACCATTCCGCACTTCGAAACCACTTGGAGTGCGACATGATGCACGATGCCCTAAGGGCTGATGTGCTGGCGGCACTTCGCGCCGGAGCCAAAAAGAATACGGAAGAAAGCAAGGCGGTCGGGGAGGACATCGCGGAACATTCCAAGCTCTTCCGGACCAAGATGGCTGAGAATGAGAAACTAGGTCTCACAGGGAATGTCCAAAAATCCATGAAAGCGGTGGACGAGCCTCTGAACAAGTACATCAACGCCGCGGAGGAAATCGTCAAAATTGGTTTAGAGAATCCGACGGAGGCGGAGGGCAAGATGGAGGGCTTCATCACTCAGTTCCGAGAACTTGAGGAGGTGATGTCCAAACTGAGTGATGAGCTCCAAGCCACCGCCAAAGATCACGAAAGGGAATCCACCGCACGCTCGAGTGCGTTCTTCAACAAAGTCTACACGCTATCCTCGCTCGCACTCGTGGCGCTCATCGGGCTTACGGTCTTGGTGGTCAGAAGCATCCCGCGTCCTTTCCGAAAACTCGCTGATTCCCTGGCCAACGCGGCCGAAAAAATCACTGCCAGCTCGGAGGAGCTCGCCGCAAGAAGTCAGGATGTCGCCGACTCCGCAGGACAGCAGGCCGCATCCCTCGAAGAAACCAGCGCCTCCTTGGAGGAAATGTCCAGCATGACCAAGCGCAACAGCGACAACTCCGCCCAGGCGAACAGCCTTTCCGCGCAAACCCGAGCGGCGGCGGAAGTGGGAATGCGCAACATGACACTCATGCGTGAGGCCATGATGGATATCAAGTCCGCTAGTGACAACATCGGACGGATTATCAAGAGCATCGATGAAATAGCCTTCCAAACAAACATCCTCGCCCTCAATGCCGCCGTCGAGGCGGCCCGAGCCGGCGAATCAGGAATGGGCTTTGCCGTCGTGGCCGATGAGGTTCGAACCCTGGCGCAGCGCAGCGCCATGGCAGCCAATGAGACCGGTGAAAAGATTGAGGACTGCATCAAGAAGAGTAACCGAGGCGTGGAAATCTGCGAAATGGTCGCCAAAAGCCTCCAGGAAATTACCAATCAGGCCAGTTCGATGGATGCGCTGGTCGGTGAGATCAGCACAGCCTCGCGCGAACAGAGTGTCGGGATCTCCCAAATAAACATCGCTGTCGCTCAGATGGACAAAGTAACGCAAAGCAACGCCGAAAGCGCTGCCAACAGCGCCAGTGGCGCTCAGGCACTGAATGAGCAGTCGAGGATTCTTCGCGAGACCGTCTTTCTACTCAATCGGCTCGTGGCGGGCTCGGGCTCGGAAAGCTTGGATCCAAATCCCAGCGCCCATCAGGGTAACAGGGCCGAAGCAACTGAATCCAAAGAACCCGAGGGCCACCCTGCCACTGGGCGAAACCGTTTGGCAGCACATGCCAACCCCGCCAGGGAGCAGCAGACTTCTTCCCGCGGAAGATCCCAAGAAGGGGGATTTCCCATGCCCCAAGAACCTGTAAGCACCCCTTCCGGAACAGCGACGGAACACGACTTTAAAAACTTCTGA